One genomic segment of Manis javanica isolate MJ-LG chromosome 7, MJ_LKY, whole genome shotgun sequence includes these proteins:
- the MRLN gene encoding myoregulin, with translation MMCKNWILISTSTPASLEDEVMGRLLKILFVIFVDLISVMCVVITS, from the coding sequence ATGATGTGTAAAAACTGGATATTAATTTCTACTTCTACTCCTGCAAGTCTGGAAGATGAAGTTATgggaagacttttaaaaattctgtttgttATATTTGTTGACTTAATATCTGTAATGTGTGTTGTTATAACTTCTTAA